In the genome of Yersinia enterocolitica, the window ATGCAGTTATTCACCATTCGCCACGTGTCACTATTTTCAGGATGACACCCTAACACATCATTTTTGGACTAAAGCCGCTAATTAGACACAAAAATACCGGCTTATTGAGCCATCGAATTCATCACTTACAGCAAATAATGGCATGCCCATAAAAGGGGAGATCAGCTATTGATGCTTTATCGCTCACAGCACTTGGGAGTCTGTTTTGTTTCGACACATTAGTTACATAAAAAATACTAACTCAAACGTTGTTCAGCTTGGCCAAGGACGTGTATGAATGCCTCGATAACTGGCGGTGAAAATCGTGAAAATGTTTTTACGACAACACTGGCACGCCTACGCGCGAATCCAAAAATCCCACTGCTGATTGCTGCGGCTGCGGCCGTCGCTATTATTGTCGCGCTGATGTTATGGGCTAAAAGCCCGGATTATCGCGTCCTTTATAGCAACCTAAATGATCGTGACGGTGGCGATATCGTTACGCAACTGACACAACTGAATATCCCTTATCGCTTCGCGGATAATGGTGGCGCGTTGTTGGTCCCGGCAGATAAGGTGCATGAAACCCGTCTGCGTCTGGCCCAACAAGGCTTGCCTAAAGGCGGTGCGGTAGGTTTTGAACTGCTGGACCAGGAAAAATTTGGCATCAGCCAGTTCAGTGAACAAGTTAACTATCAACGGGCATTGGAAGGTGAACTGGCGCGCACTATTGGCACCCTCGGGCCAGTGATGAATGTGCGTGTTCACTTGGCAATGCCAAAACCTTCTCTCTTTGTTCGGGAACAAAAGTCTCCCACCGCCTCTGTAACACTCGCATTGCAACCAGGTCGTGCCCTTGATGATGGTCAGATTAACGCCATCGTATATATGGTCTCCAGTAGCGTGGCCGGTTTACCGCCGGGTAACGTGACTGTCGTTGACCAAACCGGCCGTTTGTTGACGCAATCCGACAGTGCGGGCCGTGATTTAAACGCCGCACAACTCAAATTTACTAACGAAGTTGAAAATCGCTTCCAACGTCGCATTGAAACCATACTCGCCCCGATGGTCGGTAGCGGTAATGTGCATGCGCAGGTCACGGCTCAAGTTGATTTTGCCAGCCGTGAACAGACCGATGAAGAGTATAAGCCTAATCAGGCCGCCGACAAAGGCGCGGTCCGCTCACAGCAAGTTAGCACCAGTGAACAGCTGGGGGGAACCAATGTCGGTGGTGTTCCGGGGGCATTATCCAATCAGCCATCTGCCACACCGGTCGCACCGATTGAAACCCCAGCAGCGACACCTGCTGCCGGTGCTGCTGGTGCTGCTGGTGCCACGGCCAACAATGCCAACGCGGCTAATCGTCCGGCCACTGCCGCTAAATCGACAGCGACATCAAGCAACAGCCGCCACGACCAAACCACTAACTTTGAAGTTGACCGCACAATCCGTCATACCCAGCAACAAGCTGGCATGGTGCAGCGCCTCTCGGTTGCCGTTGTTGTTAATTACGGCAGTGATAAGGCGGGCAAGCCAGTTGCGCTGACCAAAGATCAATTGGCACAAGTGGAATCCCTGACACGCGAGGCGATGGGCTTCTCTACTGATCGTGGCGACACATTAAATGTGGTGAATACACCATTTAACGCCACCGATGATGCCAGCGGTAACACACTGCCCTTCTGGCAACAACAATCGTTCTTTGATCAGATGTTAAATGCTGGTCGTTATCTGCTTATCTTGCTGGTGGCATGGATCTTATGGCGCAAATTAGTGCGCCCTATGGTCGCTAAGAAACAAGTTGCTGATAAGGCTGCGGCATCGGTCAATAACATTGTCCAGACTGCGGTAGCGTCTGAAAATGCCAAACAGAGTAAAGAAGAGCTGGCCTTACGTAAGAAAAATCAGCAGCGAGTGAGTGCTGAAGTTCAGGCCCAGCGTATACGCGAACTTGCGGATAAAGACCCACGTGTTGTCGCGCTGGTTATCCGTCAATGGATGAGTAATGACCAATGAGCCTGACCGGAACTGAAAAAAGCGCCATCATGCTGATGACTCTGGGTGAAGACCATGCCGCCGAGGTGTTTAAACACCTCTCCTCGCGCGAAGTGCAGCAACTCAGTACCACCATGGCCAGTATGCGTCAGGTTTCTCACCAGCAACTGATTGATGTATTGGCTGAATTTGAAGACGATGCCGAGCAATATGCCGCACTGAGCGTGAACGCCAGTGATTACCTGCGCAGTGTGCTGATAAAAGCCCTGGGGGAAGAGCGCGCATCCAGCTTGTTGGAAGATATTCTGGAATCGCGCGAAACCACCAGTGGCATGGAAACGCTCAACTTTATGGAGCCGCAGATGGCGGCCGACCTGATCCGCGACGAACATCCGCAGATTATCGCCACCATCCTGGTCCATCTGAAACGCGCTCAGGCCGCCGATATACTGGCGCTGTTCGACGAGCGCCTGCGCAACGATGTGATGTTGCGTATCGCCACCTTTGGTGGTGTCCAGCCCGCCGCATTGGCTGAGTTGACCGAAGTATTGAACAACCTGCTCGATGGCCAGAACCTCAAACGCAGCAAAATGGGCGGTATCCGCACAGCGGCCGAGATTATCAACCTGATGAAAACACAACAGGAAGAGACGGTCATGGATGCAGTGCGCGAATACGACGGCGAATTGGCTCAAAAAATTATCGACGAAATGTTCCTGTTCGAGAATTTGGTCAGTGTCGACGACCGCAGCATTCAGCGTTTACTGCAAGAGATAGACAACGAATCACTGTTGATCGCCCTGAAAGGTGCCGATCAAGCATTGCGCGAGCGTTTCCTCAGCAACATGTCATTGCGTGCAGCAGAAATCTTGCGCGACGATCTGGCAACCCGTGGACCGGTACGTATGTCACTGGTCGAAAACGAACAGAAAGCCATCTTGCTTATCGTCCGTCGTCTGGCGGAAAGCGGCGAGATAGTCATTGGTGGTGGCGAGGATATCTATGTCTGACAGGATAAATGCCCTGCCCTGGCAACCTTGGTCACTCAACGACTTTGCCACTACATCGGATACTACTCCGCCAGCGGCTGCGCCGGATATCAGTATGCTGTTTACTGATGAACCGGATACGGGTAGCGATAGTGAATCAACCGGGGTCAGTGAGCAGCAAGCGCTGGTAAATCTGCAACTCGAAGCCGAGAAGCAGGGCCGCCAACAAGGGTTCGCTAAAGGGTTACAAGAAGGGTTGGATAAAGGTTACCAGACCGGTCTGGAGGAAGGTCATCAACAGGCACTGGCCGATGCTCAAAAGCAATTGGCCCCGATGACTGCCCACTGGCAACTGATGGTGAACGACTTCCAAAGTACCCTTGATGCACTCGACAGCGTGATAGCCTCGCGGTTAATGCAAATGGCCCTGGCCGCCGCGAAACAAATTCTCGGGCAACCTGCAATCTGCGATGGCACGGCATTATTGGCCCAAATCCAACAACTGATTCAGCAGGAACCGATGTTCACCGGTAAGCCACAACTGCGGGTTAATCCCGATGATCTGGCTGTCGTCGAGCAACGCTTAGGCAGCACCTTAAGTCTGCATGGCTGGCGCTTGCTGGGTGATAGTCAAATTCATCCGGGTGGCTGCAAAGTCAGCGCCGAAGAAGGTGATCTGGATGCCAGTTTGGCGACCCGCTGGCATGAGTTGTGCCGCCTCGCCGCGCCGGGAGAATTATGATGACCGCGCGCCTTGGTCGTTGGCTCGCCTCTTTAGATAAATTCGAAGAGCGCATCAGCCAGTCAACCACTATCCGCCGCTACGGACGGTTGACTCGCGCCACCGGTTTAGTCTTGGAAGCCACAGGGTTACAACTGCCATTGGGCGCAACTTGTCTGATTGAGCGCCACGATAACGGCGAAGTGCAGGAAGTTGAAAGTGAAGTGGTCGGTTTTAACGGCCATCGCCTGTTTCTGATGCCGTTGGAAGAAGTCGAAGGCATTGTGCCAGGAGCCAGAGTCTATGCCCGGGTGACCACCGGTGGTGCTTCAGCCAGTAAACAACTGCCGCTCGGCCCGGAACTCCTGGGGCGAGTATTGGATGGCAGTGCCAAACCGCTTGATGGTCTACCTGCACCAGAAACCAGTTATCGCGCCCCACTGATCACCCCGCCAATCAATCCATTGCAACGTACCGCGATTGTGCAGGTACTCGATGTCGGTGTGCGGACGATTAATGCCCTACTCACCGTTGGCCGTGGGCAACGTATGGGTCTGTTCGCCGGCTCTGGGGTAGGTAAAAGTGTGCTGCTCGGCATGATGGCACGTTATACCCAAGCAGATGTCATTGTGGTGGGTCTGATTGGCGAACGTGGCCGTGAAGTAAAAGACTTTATCGAGAATATTTTAGGGCCGGAAGGCCGTGCTCGTTCGGTAGTGATAGCCGCTCCTGCCGACGTATCGCCATTACTGCGTATGCAAGGTGCCGCTTATGCAACTCGCATTGCAGAAGATTTCCGTGACCGTGGTCAGCACGTATTGCTGATTATGGACTCGCTGACTCGCTATGCCATGGCGCAACGTGAAATTGCGTTGGCCATCGGCGAACCACCGGCAACCAAGGGTTATCCACCCTCCGTATTCGCTAAATTACCGGCGCTGGTGGAGCGTGCGGGTAACGGTGTCACCGGCGGTGGCTCGATTACTGCATTTTATACCGTATTAACCGAAGGCGATGACCAGCAAGACCCGATTGCAGACTCGGCACGCGCCATTCTCGACGGCCATGTGGTGTTATCACGCCGTCTGGCTGAATCTGGCCACTATCCGGCCATCGATATTGAAGCATCGATCAGTCGTGCCATGACATCACTGATCGATGAGAACCATTACAGTCAAGTTCGCCAGTTTAAACAACTACTTGCCAGTTATCAGCGTAACCGAGACTTGGTCAGTGTGGGTGCCTATGCCGCCGGTAGTGATCCGCTATTGGATAAGGCCATTGCTCTTTACCCGCAAATGGAAATCTTCTTACAGCAAGGCATGTTCGAACGCAGCAGTTACGACGATGCATGCCAGCATCTGAAGAGTCTGTTTCCGGGTTGATAGCCAGTGACTCAAGCCACCGCCCCTGTCGTATACCCAAAGAAATTGGCGTGGCAGGTAGGCAGCAAGTGAATGACAAATCGGTCGGGAACCGATTTGAACAGCATTTATGCTAGCCCGTAGGATGAGCCTCATTAATCCCAATGAGCTTACACAGTCAAGTAATTTGGGTAAGTGAACGTAGCCAACAACCCTGCGGCTTCAAGTACGGAGGGTATAAGGAATACGATGAAAAGTCAGTCACCTCTCATCACCCTGCGCGATCTGGCCCAGAAAGCCGTCGAACAGGCAAGCACGCAACTGGGTCAGGTTCGCCTGTCCTATCAGAATGCTGAGCAGCAACTCACGATGTTGCTGACTTATCAGGATGAATACCGGGTGCGGTTGAATGACACACTGAGTAACGGGATGGCCTCCTCCAGTTGGCAAAACTATCAGCAATTTATTCAGACGTTGGAGCAAGCTATTGACCAACATCGTAATCAGTTGGCTCAGTGGAATGTCAAAGTTGAGCAGGCAGTTAAGCATTGGCAAGAAAAGCAGCAACGGTTAAATGCATTTGAAACCTTGAATGAGCGGGCTGAAACCACCGCGCGCTTGCAAGAAAACCGTTTGGATCAAAAATTGATGGATGAGTTCGCACAGCGCGCCTCACAAAGGAGTCTTAATTCATGAATCTGTCCCTATTGCCTGCCACTGCAACTGCCAGTGAAACTGAGGGCGCATCATCCTCTTCATCGATTGCTGCGTTATTTACTGATGCTGGGCTGCCGGCTGATTTTGCCAAATTATTGGGTGACCAACTGGGTAAAGAGCTGACGGTTATGGATGCCTCGACCCTGAAATCATCGCTGGCTGCAACCACTGATATCACTGCCGATGTGGATGGAGGAAAGTCAATCAGTGGTAACAGTAAATTGAATCAGTTATTGGCCGCCTTAGGTGATATCAGTGCCACGTTGCCTGCAGGCCTGACCCACGCAGGGCAGACTGGAGACGCGGCTAATGTGAAGAAAACCACCTTAGATGATGACAGCACGCTGGATAAAACCACCGCGCTGGCCGAATCCAGTGCGTTGCAGTCGTTATTAGCCATGTTACCCCACCAGGTTGCTACCACGCTGGGCAGCGCCAACAATGGGCAGAAAACGCAGTTGACTGACGGCAATGGCCTGACCAGCGACAAAACCAGCGCTAAGCAGGACTTAGCCACTCTGACCAGTCTGACCTCACAAGATAAAGGTTTGGCGGCATTGATCGGCGGCACAATCGGCACTGCGAAAAGTGACAATGCCAGCAACAACGCACTGCCAGCGGCCACCCCCGGTAAGACAAAAACCACCACAGCTCAAGATAAATTGGTGCGCCTAACAGCAGCACAGGATGCAGATAGCAGTCTCAGCGCGAAAGCAGTTCCTGTAGCAGTACAGGCTGACAAAACTATTGCCACAGCCGCCGTGGATAAAATAGCCGTGAGTTCAGCCACGGTAACACCATCACTCCCTCCGGTTTCCAGCCCGGTCCTGCCAGCGACGGCCAGTGGTGCGGTTAGCGTGCCAGTCAGTGGCCATTTAAGTGCTCAGTTAGGTAGCCAGGAATGGCAACAATCGCTGGGTCAGCAAGTGGTGATGTTCAGCCGTAACGGCCAACAAAATGCTGAACTGCGGCTACATCCGCAAGAGTTGGGGGCATTGCAAATCAGCCTGAAAATGGAAGATAACCAAGCTCAGTTGCACTTTGCTTCAGCTCACAGCCAGGTTCGGGCAGCTATTGAAGCGGCGATGCCAAGTTTACGCTCGGCATTGGCTGAAAGTGGTATCCAGTTGGGCCAAAGCAGTGTCGGCAGTGAAGGACAGTGGCAACAGGCACAACAACAGAGCCAACAAAATCAGCAGAGTTTCGCATCACACGGCCAACCCGCTTACGGTAGCAGCGCATCGGGTGATGTACCGAACAGCACACCGCTAGTGACACCTGCGGCGTTGCAATCACTGGCTAATGGTAATGGTGGTGTTGATATTTTCGCCTAAAACGGGTGTTAATTTCAGCAAAAGGTGACAAACGGACAAGTTAGGCCGTTTTTCGCCACCTATTCTGCCTATTGGCATTAAAGATACGCGGGATAATCATCAGTAATAATTCGGATAGCATGGGGTTATTTGTCGGTGGTCAGCGGTTTGTGCCATCCAGCAATGAGATACCCCAGGTTATTGTCGTGATTCACCGGTTTGATACCGAAACAGGAATTTGTCTTCTCCATGTCTGATAATACCTTCCCGGCCAAGCGTAAGAGTTCGATCTGGGTGATCCTGCTAGTGCTGATTGCTGTGGCAGCATCTGCAGGTGGCGGTTATAGCTGGTGGATACTCCATAAGAGTAAACCTACCGCTGCGAAAGCCGTTCCTGTTATTCCGGTGTTTATGCCGCTGGAGACCTTTACGGTCAATCTGATCACGCCAGATAACAATCTGGATCGCGTGCTTTATATCGGATTAACGTTAAGGCTGCCCGACGATACGACTCGCGCTAAACTCAATGACTATCTGCCGGAAGTTCGCAGCCGCTTGCTGTTGCTACTTTCTCGGCAGTCCGCCGATAGCCTGTCAAATGAAGAAGGCAAACAGCGTTTAGTCGGTGAAATTAAAAACGTACTTAGCCCGCCAATGGTTAAAGGCCAACCTAATCAGGTAGTCAGCGATGTGCTGTTTACCGCATTTATATTGCGATAATCATTATGGGCGATAGCATTCTTTCACAAGCAGAGATTGACGCACTGTTAAACGGTGACAGCGGTGGCGATGAGCCAGTTGCTGTCGTCGGTAATGAAACAGACGTTAAACCTTACGATCCGACGACCCAGCGACGTGTGGTGCGTGAACGCCTGCAAGCGTTGGAGATCATCAATGAACGTTTTGCTCGTCAGTTCCGTATGGGGCTGTTTAACCTGTTACGTCGCAGCCCGGATATCACCGTCGGCCCGATAAAAATTCAGCCATACCACGACTTTGCCCGTAATCTGCCGGTACCGACCAATCTCAACCTGATTCATCTCAAACCGCTACGCGGCACCGCGCTATTCGTTTTCGCCCCGAGCCTGGTCTTTATTGCGGTTGATAATCTGTTCGGTGGTGATGGTCGCTTCCCCACCAAAGTAGAAGGTCGCGAGTTTACCCACACCGAACAACGTGTGATTAACCGCATGTTACGGCTGGCACTGGATGCCTACCGTGATGCCTGGGCACCTATCTATAAAATTGATGTGGAATATGTCCGTTCTGAAATACAGGTGAAATTCACCAATATCACCACCTCCCCCAACGATATCGTGGTCACCACCCCTTTCCATGTGGAGATCGGTGCGTTGAGCGGTGAGTTCAACATCTGTATTCCCTTCGCCATGATCGAGCCATTGCGTGAGCTGCTAACCAACCCACCGTTGGAAAATTCCCGACAGGAAGATAGCCACTGGCGCGAAACACTGGTGAAGCAAGTGCAGCACTCCGAGCTGGAGCTGGTGGCTAATTTTGTCGATATCCCGCTGAGACTATCGCAGATACTCAAGCTGCAACCAGGGGATGTATTACCCATAGATAAACCGGATCGACTGATTGCGCATGTCGACGGCGTACCGGTACTGACCAGTCAGTACGGGACATTAAACGGGCAATATGCCCTACGTGTTGAACATTTGATTAACCCTATTTTGAATGCTCTGAATGAGGAACAGCCCAATGAGTGACCCTAAGCTTCCGTCTGATGATGGAAAGGAATCCGTGGACGATCTGTGGGCTGATGCGTTTAATGAGCAGCAGGCAGCGGATAAACCAGCGGCCACCACCGAGGGGGTATTTAAATCACTGGAAGCGCCGGATGCCTTGGGTAACCTACAGGATATCGATTTAATTCTGGATATCCCGGTAAAGCTGACCGTTGAACTGGGTCGCACCAAAATGACCATCAAAGAGTTACTGCGCTTGTCTCAAGGCTCGGTCGTCTCCCTTGATGGACTGGCCGGTGAGCCATTGGATATTTTGATTAACGGTTATCTGATTGCGCAGGGTGAAGTGGTGGTAGTCGCTGATAAATATGGCGTACGTATCACTGACATCATTACTCCGTCAGAACGTATGCGCCGTCTGAGCCGCTAATGACCGCAGCACAGGTTGATACTGCCGCATCCACGGTTACGACACCGGTTACTGGCTTTGCGGCCAGCCACCCAGGTACTGCGGTGCAACAGACGGCACCAGCGATACCTGCCGGCTCGGTGTTAACGCAGGTTGGCAGCGTGTTAGGCGGTATTTTACTGCTGATTTTATGTGGTGCCTGGCTGGTACGCCGTTTAGGTTTTGCCCCGCAGGCACGTAACAACAAATTATTGAATGTGAAGGCCAGTTGTCAGGTTGGTCAGCGCGAACGGGTGGTCATTGTTGAAGTAGACAATACCTGGCTGGTGTTAGGCGTAACTGCACAGCAGGTGACACAACTCCACACTCTGACACGTCCTGCGATTGATGAAGCCACAGCGGCTTCGTCGCCCGACCGTGCGAAACCGGCCGATTTTCGCCAGCTACTGAACAACCATCTATTTAACAAGAAATCGAAACACCCGGAAAAATCGGCATGATGTCTCTTCGCCCCGTGCTTACCGCAGCAAATAGCGTAACAACCGCAGCGGCCAACACTGATTTCACTTATCGGTTGCTGCTGCGCCGTCTTCTGGCTGCACTCATCAATAAAACCACCCTACTGCTATTAGGCTTACTCTGCTCTCCGGCGGTACTGGCTCAACTACCCGGTATCATCAGCCAGCCATTGGCTAATGGTGGGCAGAGCTGGTCTTTACCGGTTCAGACCTTGGTTTTCATCACCACCCTAAGTTTCCTGCCTGCCGCCTTACTGATGATGACCAGTTTTACCCGTATTATTATTGTGCTCGGGTTGCTGCGCAACGCATTGGGTACCCCCTCTGCACCACCCAATCAGGTGATGTTGGGTCTGGCGCTGTTTCTGACATTTTTTATTATGTCGCCGGTATTTGACAAGGTGTATCAGGACGCTTATCTGCCTTTCAGTCAGGACAAGATAAGCATGGAAGTGGCAATGGATAAAGGCTCACAACCTTTACGTGAATTTATGCTGCGCCAAACCCGAGAATCAGATCTGGCACTGTATGCCCGGCTGGCCAATCTGCCGCCATTGGAAGGTCCCGAAGTGGTACCGATGCGCATTCTGCTACCTGCCTATGTCACCAGCGAGCTGAAAACCGCCTTCCAAATCGGTTTTACCGTGTTTATTCCCTTCCTGATTATCGATCTGGTGGTAGCCAGTGTGCTGATGGCATTGGGGATGATGATGGTTCCCCCAGCCAGTATCTCACTGCCCTTCAAGCTGATGCTATTTGTCTTGGTTGATGGTTGGCAGCTACTACTGGGTTCCCTGGCACAGAGTTTTTATAGCTAAGGTAGACTCATCATGACACCTGAATCGGTAATGGCCCTCGGCGTTGAGGCAATGAAGATTGCACTTGCTCTGGCTGCTCCCTTGTTATTAGCCGCCCTGATAAGCGGCCTGATCGTGAGCCTGTTGCAGGCAGCAACGCAAATTAACGAAATGACATTGTCATTCATCCCAAAAATACTGGCCGTGTTCGCCACGATGGTGATCGCAGGCCCATGGATGCTGAACCTGATACTGGACTATATGCGTAATCTGTTCACCAGCCTGCCCACGTTGATTGGCTAACGGTGCTTTCCCTCGATACCACTCAACTTAGCCTCTGGGTCAGCCAGTATTTCTGGCCGTTAATTCGGGTGCTGGCGCTGATCACCACCGCGCCGGTGTTAAGTGAGAAACAGATAAACCGCAAAGTTAAAGTCGGTTTGGCGCTGTTAATTACTTTTCTGATTGCCCCTTCGCTGCCCCCGGTCAATATTCCCTTAGTCTCAACCGGTGCAGTCTGGGTCGCCGCCCAACAAGTGTTGATTGGGGTAGCCATCGGCTTGACCATGCAATTTGCTTTTGCTGCCATCCGGCTGGCCGGTGAAGTGATTGGTTTACAGATGGGATTATCGTTCGCGACCTTCTTTGACCCCTCGGGGGGGCCGAATATGCCGGTTTTAGCCCGGTTACTTAACTTGCTGGCCCTGCTGTTATTCCTCACTTTTGATGGTCATTTATGGCTGATTTCATTGTTGGCCGACAGTTTTCATACCTTACCCATTCAGTTCGAACCGCTCAATGGTAATGGCTTTCTGGCATTGACGCAGGCTGGCTCATTAATCTTTATGAATGGGCTGATGTTGGCATTGCCGCTGATCACGCTGTTGTTAACTCTGAATATGGCATTAGGCATGCTAAACCGAATGACCCCACAGCTTTCGGTGTTCGTTATCGGTTTTCCACTGACCTTGACCGTCGGGATCATCTCAATCGGATTGATAATGCCATTATTGCCCCCCTTTGCTGAGCATCTGTTCGGGGAAGTTTTTGACCGATTAGCAGGTGTATTGAGCGGATTGGCAAACTGAGTCGCTGCAAAAAAATGGTATGTCACCCCAAACCTTAGTGGGAAAAGATGACACACCAAAAAGTGCACCCGGTTTAAGTACACTTAAGAGGGAACCTGTGGGGTAGACCCACAGGCAGAAGACGGATTACTTATTAAGCTGGAACAGGGACAAACCCTGCATATTGGTAAATGTGGTATATGAAGCCTGTAGCGCAGCCTGCTGCATCACATATGACGAGATAGCCGCGGTCCAATCCACATCCTGCAAATCACTCAAACGCTGTTTATTAATCAAATTACGGTCACTGCCCAAACTATCCAGGTTGTCTAGCTCTTGCAGTTGGGTACCGATTTCGGCTTGAACCGACAACACATTATTCAATGAGTTGGACATCCCACGGATACCTTTATCCATATCGGCATTAGCTTGATCTTTAACCGCATCAGTCGCCCCTTGTAACGGGACTTTCAGTGAGTTCAGCACGGTATCGATGGTATTGAAAATATTGCTTTCTGACGCAACCGGATTACCACCGGCATCATCAGGTTCAGGTTTCGCATTACTGGTCAATGCCATAAAGACACTGGAACCGGTATGTCCAACTGTAATCGAACGGTTAGCATCGACTTTCTGCTCAATAGCGACATCGCCGCCCTGATAAGTCACATCACCGGTAGCACTAACCGCAAACGGCGCTTTATCACTTTTGAAGCCAGCAAAGATGTAACGACCGTTGCCATCAGTGGTGTTAGCCTGATTGACCAGTTGGTCTTTCAAACCCTGTAACTGAGTGGCGTAAGAGGCACGGTCATCATCACTCAACATATCGCTCTTCGCGCTAATGACTAAGGTCTGAATTGATTGAATGGTACTGGTCGCCTGCGCCAAAACCGTGGTTTCCAGCGAAGAACTTTGGCGAGCGAAACTGCGCGCTAAAGTATATTGGCTATTTTCCGATTGGGCTTGCGACACCATCACCGCTTGAGATGCGGCCATCGGGTCATCGGAAGGGTTAACCACCCGCTTGCCGGTGGAGAGTTGTTGGCCCGACTGCATCCACAGTGATTGGGCGTTAGTCACGCCCTGCATATTTTGCTGATACAGCATGCTGGTACTTAAGCGCATGATGCCAGTTCCTTTTAGTAATCGTTCAGCCCGCCAACCCCGTTTCAACAATCAATCTGTCTTAACAGGGATACTGACTAACCGCTAAATAAGATAAGTAGCGACAGGGACTCTCTGCCGCTGACAAAAAATCAACCGCGCAGACTCAGCAACGCATTAAACAGCGTCGAAGCCGTCTGAATGACCTGGGCATTCGCCAGATAATATTGCTGGAAACGCTGTAAATCGCCGTACTCTTCATCCAGGTTCACGCCGGAAATAGACTGCTGCTCGGCGGTCAACTGTTTGACGATATTGGCTTGC includes:
- the flgL gene encoding flagellar hook-filament junction protein FlgL (with FlgK acts as a hook filament junction protein to join the flagellar filament to the hook; Yersinia, Vibrio parahaemolyticus, Bradyrhizobium and other organisms have 2 copies of this and other flagellar genes); this translates as MRLSTSMLYQQNMQGVTNAQSLWMQSGQQLSTGKRVVNPSDDPMAASQAVMVSQAQSENSQYTLARSFARQSSSLETTVLAQATSTIQSIQTLVISAKSDMLSDDDRASYATQLQGLKDQLVNQANTTDGNGRYIFAGFKSDKAPFAVSATGDVTYQGGDVAIEQKVDANRSITVGHTGSSVFMALTSNAKPEPDDAGGNPVASESNIFNTIDTVLNSLKVPLQGATDAVKDQANADMDKGIRGMSNSLNNVLSVQAEIGTQLQELDNLDSLGSDRNLINKQRLSDLQDVDWTAAISSYVMQQAALQASYTTFTNMQGLSLFQLNK
- the fliP gene encoding flagellar biosynthetic protein FliP; the encoded protein is MNKTTLLLLGLLCSPAVLAQLPGIISQPLANGGQSWSLPVQTLVFITTLSFLPAALLMMTSFTRIIIVLGLLRNALGTPSAPPNQVMLGLALFLTFFIMSPVFDKVYQDAYLPFSQDKISMEVAMDKGSQPLREFMLRQTRESDLALYARLANLPPLEGPEVVPMRILLPAYVTSELKTAFQIGFTVFIPFLIIDLVVASVLMALGMMMVPPASISLPFKLMLFVLVDGWQLLLGSLAQSFYS
- a CDS encoding flagellar motor switch protein FliM codes for the protein MGDSILSQAEIDALLNGDSGGDEPVAVVGNETDVKPYDPTTQRRVVRERLQALEIINERFARQFRMGLFNLLRRSPDITVGPIKIQPYHDFARNLPVPTNLNLIHLKPLRGTALFVFAPSLVFIAVDNLFGGDGRFPTKVEGREFTHTEQRVINRMLRLALDAYRDAWAPIYKIDVEYVRSEIQVKFTNITTSPNDIVVTTPFHVEIGALSGEFNICIPFAMIEPLRELLTNPPLENSRQEDSHWRETLVKQVQHSELELVANFVDIPLRLSQILKLQPGDVLPIDKPDRLIAHVDGVPVLTSQYGTLNGQYALRVEHLINPILNALNEEQPNE
- the fliO gene encoding flagellar biosynthetic protein FliO, whose translation is MTAAQVDTAASTVTTPVTGFAASHPGTAVQQTAPAIPAGSVLTQVGSVLGGILLLILCGAWLVRRLGFAPQARNNKLLNVKASCQVGQRERVVIVEVDNTWLVLGVTAQQVTQLHTLTRPAIDEATAASSPDRAKPADFRQLLNNHLFNKKSKHPEKSA
- a CDS encoding flagellar motor switch protein FliN — translated: MSDPKLPSDDGKESVDDLWADAFNEQQAADKPAATTEGVFKSLEAPDALGNLQDIDLILDIPVKLTVELGRTKMTIKELLRLSQGSVVSLDGLAGEPLDILINGYLIAQGEVVVVADKYGVRITDIITPSERMRRLSR
- the fliQ gene encoding flagellar biosynthetic protein FliQ, whose amino-acid sequence is MTPESVMALGVEAMKIALALAAPLLLAALISGLIVSLLQAATQINEMTLSFIPKILAVFATMVIAGPWMLNLILDYMRNLFTSLPTLIG
- the fliR gene encoding flagellar biosynthetic protein FliR (FliR, with proteins FliP and FliQ, forms the core of the central channel in the flagella export apparatus), with the translated sequence MLSLDTTQLSLWVSQYFWPLIRVLALITTAPVLSEKQINRKVKVGLALLITFLIAPSLPPVNIPLVSTGAVWVAAQQVLIGVAIGLTMQFAFAAIRLAGEVIGLQMGLSFATFFDPSGGPNMPVLARLLNLLALLLFLTFDGHLWLISLLADSFHTLPIQFEPLNGNGFLALTQAGSLIFMNGLMLALPLITLLLTLNMALGMLNRMTPQLSVFVIGFPLTLTVGIISIGLIMPLLPPFAEHLFGEVFDRLAGVLSGLAN